A window of the Miscanthus floridulus cultivar M001 chromosome 14, ASM1932011v1, whole genome shotgun sequence genome harbors these coding sequences:
- the LOC136505148 gene encoding uncharacterized protein, with product MSQGNTTKAFECSTPAVLNMSDDNGPSEMGVGQPMVIGRKLLPPIVAGDEPIFVCEKQYAAILRLRERRLRIKEARERRLLQVKKLRPRGPNGRFVTIKDDQEGPSGGSMVEWNPALTNRYQQVTTVGSEAQSSTPLGFYWYVFTTNEGGESSTPAGIGFYYPFITTNGGENAGDVASGSEVPSSNAPSGFFWPLIMASGYEENIGNPAGYFCWPVVATNEYGEDIGESAYGSEAPISNPAGDFCWPVIATNDDEENVGEVAYNSILNLESPDPTDLLRIMMGNKYSIDEVSEQFQNVARLQAPGFTTLLTVMNNAGYDPAADYGPYDVHKVMTKLEGW from the exons ATGTCTCAAG GGAACACAACAAAGGCATTTGAGTGCTCTACTCCTGCAGTTCTGAATATGTCTGATGATAATGGTCCGTCTGAGATGGGTGTTGGTCAGCCAATG GTTATTGGCCGGAAGCTGCTTCCACCAATCGTAGCAGGTGATGAACCAATTTTTGTGTGTGAAAAGCAGTATGCTGCTATCCTTCGTCTGCGTGAACGTCGGCTTCGTATCAAAGAAGCAAGGGAGCGAAGGTTGCTCCAAGTCAAG AAGCTCCGCCCAAGAGGTCCTAATGGGCGCTTTGTCACGATCAAGGACGATCAGGAAGGGCCCAGTGGAGGCAGCATGGTGGAATGGAACCCTGCCCTAACCAATCGATACCAGCAAGTGACCACTGTTGGCAGCGAGGCGCAAAGCAGCACCCCATTAGGCTTCTATTGGTATGTTTTCACAACCAATGAAGGTGGGGAAAGCAGCACCCCTGCTGGAATAGGCTTCTATTATCCCTTCATCACAACCAATGGCGGGGAAAATGCTGGTGACGTCGCCTCTGGCAGTGAGGTGCCAAGCAGCAATGCCCCAAGCGGCTTCTTTTGGCCCCTCATCATGGCCAGTGGATACGAGGAAAACATCGGCAACCCTGCAGGATACTTCTGTTGGCCCGTTGTTGCGACCAATGAATACGGGGAAGACATTGGTGAGTCTGCCTATGGGAGCGAGGCACCAATAAGCAACCCTGCAGGAGACTTCTGTTGGCCTGTTATCGCAACCAACGACGACGAGGAAAACGTCGGCGAGGTCGCCTACAACAGCATCCTTAACCTCGAATCACCTGATCCCACCGATCTCCTCAGGATCATGATGGGCAACAAGTACAGCATAGATGAAGTCTCAGAGCAGTTCCAGAATGTGGCCCGCCTCCAGGCCCCTGGCTTCACCACCCTCCTAACCGTCATGAACAATGCAGGGTATGATCCGGCTGCGGATTATGGCCCCTATGATGTGCACAAAGTAATGACAAAGTTAGAAGGGTGGTAG
- the LOC136505281 gene encoding nuclear transcription factor Y subunit A-10-like: MMSFRSTHEGAGFGHAAASGAPLPWWAGPTAAPMLCGEPLGLGRSVASLSPEDHCRDGRFQVLPGPLDPPVPSLKAPAAQQPERGLPELLNLSVAHQGKGKKGSEHSATVALQSPFAIYNGRFELGLGQSMISADNSYADQHYGLLSPYPMGATPGGRMLIPLNMPTEAPIYVNAKQYDAIMRRRRARAKAERENRLVKARKPYLHESRHQHAVHRLRGSGGRFLNTKKESNGKDAGGGSKATFSNPLMRQVVSPSSEIQQSDLGNPSSVSSLSGSEVSSMYDREDMDHYHSLDHLRTPFFTPLPSIMDSDHGVVGNPFKWAAASEVCCDLLKA; this comes from the exons ATGATGAGCTTCAGGAGCACCCATGAGGGGGCCGGGTTCGGCCACGCCGCCGCCAGCGGAGCGCCGTTGCCGTGGTGGGCAGGGCCGACGGCGGCCCCGATGCTGTGCGGCGAGCCGTTGGGCCTGGGGAGGTCGGTCGCGTCCCTGTCGCCGGAGGACCACTGCCGGGATGGCCGCTTCCAGGTCCTCCCGGGACCGCTGGATCCTCCCGTGCCGTCGCTCAAGGCTCCTGCGgcgcagcagccggagagggggCTCCCTGAACTCCTCAACCTCTCCGTGGCTCATCAAG GTAAAGGGAAGAAAGGTTCTGAGCACTCTGCCACTGTTGCTTTGCAATCACCATTTGCAATATACAATGGTCGTTTTGAGTTGGGCCTTGGTCAATCAATG ATTTCTGCTGATAATTCTTATGCTGACCAACACTATGGCCTGCTTTCTCCTTATCCAATGGGGGCAACG CCTGGAGGTCGTATGCTTATACCACTGAATATGCCAACAGAAGCACCAATTTATGTGAATGCTAAGCAATATGACGCTATTATGCGTCGACGCCGTGCCCGTGCCAAAGCAGAGAGGGAAAATAGGCTGGTCAAAGCCAGAAAG CCATATCTCCATGAGTCACGCCATCAGCATGCAGTGCATCGCCTACGAGGCTCTGGTGGACGTTTCCTGAACACAAAGAAAGAATCCAACGGGAAGGATGCTGGTGGAGGCAGCAAGGCAACGTTCAGCAACCCCCTCATGCGCCAGGTGGTGTCTCCAAGTTCAGAGATCCAGCAGTCAGACCTGGGCAACCCGAGCAGCGTCTCCAGCCTGTCGGGTTCGGAGGTGTCAAGCATGTACGATCGTGAAGACATGGATCACTACCACAGCTTGGATCACCTCCGCACGCCCTTCTTCACCCCACTCCCGAGCATCATGGACAGCGATCATGGGGTCGTCGGTAACCCCTTCAAATGGGCAGCAGCCTCTGAAGTCTGCTGCGACCTCCTGAAAGCATGA